Proteins found in one Magnolia sinica isolate HGM2019 chromosome 5, MsV1, whole genome shotgun sequence genomic segment:
- the LOC131247231 gene encoding probable xyloglucan galactosyltransferase GT17: MNQRRFRSFDHFSCGPQWASNDADCHSQRSKNRFSFPKCTTTQKTNESTTRSTPNSAASLCSFTGLGFPTKMAAQNQPSSKYKLYLSLFFLSWFLIVFLWYPAQKKATFQLSNPIDGQEPTMDPPNCDLGALVYVYELPEKFNVGLLRDCRNLSVYTDMCPHVANRGLGQPLPRMGSPSWYATHQFIAELIFHARVERHPRRTWEPGEATLFYVPFYGGLHASSKFREPDLRSRDALAVEMAEYLSQQPAWQRFQGRDHFLALGRTAWDFMRSEKGKDFGANRLLMLPRVMNTSVLTVERHPWEGTNQHGIPYASYFHPSTLDEMLTWQEKMRRSHRPHLFSFVGATRTGVEKAEVRNQIVKQCAESTRCNPLRCARGASECHDPVRVLGVMSQTSFCMQPPGDSFTRRSVFDSVLAGCIPVFFSPHTAYTQYEWYLPADRRDYSVYIPEEKAGRIEEELLKIPSDEVARMRNNVIDLIPAVTYAHPNATGTGFRDAVDVALEQLLKHVRSKLQLV; this comes from the coding sequence ATGAATCAAAGACGGTTCCGATCATTTGATCACTTCTCATGTGGGCCTCAGTGGGCGTCGAACGATGCTGATTGTCATTCGCAACGGAGTAAAAACAGATTCTCTTTTCCGAAGTGCACGACAACGCAAAAAACAAACGAGAGCACCACACGGTCCACACCCAATTCCGCAGCCTCTCTTTGCTCTTTCACAGGCCTTGGATTTCCAACTAAAATGGCTGCCCAAAACCAACCATCATCCAAATACAagctctatctctccctcttcttcctaTCATGGTTCCTCATCGTTTTCCTCTGGTACCCGGcccagaaaaaggccacctttcAGTTGTCCAATCCGATCGACGGTCAGGAACCGACGATGGATCCGCCCAATTGTGATCTCGGAGCGTTGGTTTATGTCTACGAACTGCCCGAGAAATTCAACGTAGGGCTGCTGCGGGACTGCCGGAATTTGAGCGTGTACACGGACATGTGCCCGCACGTGGCGAACCGCGGGCTCGGGCAGCCGCTGCCCCGAATGGGCTCGCCGAGCTGGTACGCGACCCACCAGTTCATCGCCGAGCTGATCTTCCACGCTCGTGTGGAGCGCCACCCGCGCCGCACGTGGGAGCCCGGCGAGGCTACGTTGTTCTACGTACCCTTCTACGGCGGGCTGCACGCGTCGAGCAAGTTCCGCGAGCCGGACCTCCGCTCGCGCGATGCGCTGGCTGTCGAGATGGCGGAGTATTTGAGTCAGCAGCCAGCGTGGCAGAGGTTCCAAGGTAGGGACCACTTCCTGGCCCTTGGAAGGACGGCGTGGGATTTCATGAGATCAGAGAAGGGGAAGGACTTCGGAGCCAACCGACTCCTGATGCTGCCACGTGTAATGAACACGTCCGTGTTGACGGTGGAGCGGCACCCTTGGGAAGGGACCAATCAGCACGGGATCCCGTACGCCTCCTACTTCCACCCTTCCACGTTGGATGAGATGCTGACGTGGCAGGAGAAGATGCGCCGGAGCCACCGGCCCCACCTGTTCTCGTTTGTGGGGGCCACCCGCACGGGGGTGGAGAAGGCGGAAGTGCGTAACCAGATAGTCAAGCAGTGCGCTGAGTCAACCCGGTGCAACCCGCTGAGGTGCGCTCGTGGGGCGAGCGAGTGCCATGACCCGGTCCGCGTGCTGGGCGTCATGAGCCAGACCAGCTTCTGCATGCAACCACCAGGTGACTCGTTCACTCGGCGGTCCGTCTTCGACTCGGTGCTTGCCGGTTGCATCCCGGTCTTCTTCTCCCCTCACACGGCGTATACTCAGTATGAGTGGTACCTGCCTGCCGATCGTAGGGACTACTCCGTCTACATTCCAGAGGAGAAGGCCGGCCGCATCGAGGAGGAGCTGCTAAAGATTCCAAGCGATGAGGTGGCGCGGATGCGTAACAACGTCATCGATCTGATCCCTGCGGTCACATACGCTCATCCTAATGCGACTGGAACTGGATTCCGGGATGCTGTCGATGTTGCGCTAGAGCAATTGTTGAAGCATGTGCGATCAAAACTACAGCTCGTGTGA